From a region of the Haematobia irritans isolate KBUSLIRL chromosome 4, ASM5000362v1, whole genome shotgun sequence genome:
- the LOC142236478 gene encoding uncharacterized protein LOC142236478 isoform X1, with translation MFYKNRNSLIPHRKRRFYKSSQLSSLQRRILSLFKTSINVFLVLIMSIVIVKASALTLHQNRTSAKTAFSRQLQPRLSSHFQATTSEFITTKPKTLLPYTTKQQKENNYTVTNHIIRTNIIVGGSADIEEPQEKMRAKIQQLLQREKDDNEEKKQLQQEIQQQQQQEQQQQILHGQEERSQQHNFQDHLNQQKHDLLPQPQHAMLAGENAYLLERIDDNGASVGGRNEQPIYGTWNTKARRPQAPPKPIPSATIKSPIATSSSSSLQTLIGEVDEHIYDNHNHQAHHYERLPKRSSTMTPIRRELHDQIPRPPRLTSRQPSLVMRRQFSENDSQRPKPFHFPFDGPLPEEFKKQQQQQQQSERENLAAYDGVQNIQDILNNLHMGGGPMVVSTKVPPLMMMPTGLHISGSYRNLKSSGLANFFRGKRHKKQMQLQFPVPMQMFNGYQASLMGLMPQSYQPRMAMDQIYPFKPKSLNDINLLAMQQQQYQQNLKAQHSKNKKQKKKQKHKNGKSPMANSNLLLPQYPYATIAPEMIYPTLYPPFMAINVTQTPPVLSKRVPFKLNLDIIPVMPPSRTSKPLSTLGMDEARIVPSMRPATALHNPFMEYFSTPLTPTVSALGYYNSPVQRPYNPIRFPGPVQQAQSTNMQWALSDQLQKYIQQQQQQQQQQELNKQQQHHIYANLPNDQGQGHQTPFVPIDCDQKLPPVSGPGNTAANSNNSPIMLHLNVFPKQTSKSISPISTNPFYSNIGDMHRSTIQENGYRNPLNAIEPRHQGKSINDTSQMPISRSDANTNDQEQDLVDFDHPIVAANDISELPTPAALVAAKPNELAYNKKSNITNESSGSNYNPPINSHNNLEQMVTEARTASLFRFPVEDLIQFQVHDAM, from the exons atgttttataaaaatcgaaacTCTCTGATACCGCATCGTAAACGTAGATTCTATAAAAGTTCTCAACTCTCGTCATTGCAACGAAGGATATTGAGTTTATTTAAAACTTCAATCaatgtttttttggttttgatt atgtcAATTGTCATTGTCAAGGCCTCAGCATTAACACTTCATCAGAATAGAACTTCAGCCAAAACAGCATTCAGCAGACAATTGCAACCCCGTTTATCATCCCACTTTCAAGCAACCACAAGCGAATTTATTACCACAAAACCAAAGACTTTACTACCATACACTACGAAACAGCAAAAAGAGAATAACTACACAGTCACCAACCATATCATACGGACAAATATCATAGTAGGAGGATCAGCAGATATTGAAGAGCCTCAAGAAAAAATGCGTGCAAAAATCCAACAATTATTGCaacgcgaaaaagacgataatgagGAGAAAAAACAATTGCAACAAGAGAtacagcagcaacagcaacaagaacaacaacaacagatacTCCATGGGCAAGAAGAACGGTCCCAACAGCACAACTTTCAAGATCACCTCAACCAGCAAAAGCATGATTTGCTACCACAGCCCCAACATGCAATGTTAGCCGGTGAAAATGCATACTTATTGGAGCGTATTGATGATAATGGAGCTAGTGTTGGTGGCAGGAATGAGCAACCCATCTATGGAACATGGAATACGAAAGCGAGACGACCCCAAGCCCCTCCAAAACCAATTCCAAGTGCAACGATAAAATCTCCCATTGCAACATCTTCATCCTCCTCATTACAGACATTAATTGGGGAGGTTGATGAACATATCTACGATAATCATAACCACCAGGCCCATCATTACGAACGTTTGCCTAAACGTTCCTCAACTATGACACCAATTAGAAGGGAATTACATGATCAAATTCCCCGGCCACCCAGACTCACATCACGCCAGCCCTCGTTGGTTATGAGAAGACAATTTAGCGAAAATGATTCCCAGAGGCCGAAACCATTTCATTTCCCTTTCGACGGGCCCCTACCAGAAGAGTTCAagaaacagcagcagcagcaacagcaaagCGAAAGAGAAAATTTGGCAGCCTATGATGGTGTCCAAAATATCCAGGACATTCTAAATAACTTACATATGGGCGGGGGTCCTATGGTGGTCAGTACAAAAGTTCCTCCACTAATGATGATGCCGACGGGTTTGCACATATCGGGATCCTATCGTAATCTTAAGTCGAGTGGCCTGGCGAACTTCTTCCGTGGAAAGAGGCACAAGAAACAAATGCAACTGCAATTCCCAGTACCTATGCAAATGTTCAATGGTTACCAGGCGTCTCTAATGGGCCTGATGCCACAAAGCTATCAGCCTCGCATGGCAATGGATCAAATCTATCCGTTCAAGCCAAAATCACTTAATGACATCAATCTGTTGGCAATGCAACAGCAACAATATCAACAGAATCTCAAAGCGCAGCACTCGAAgaacaagaaacaaaaaaagaagCAAAAACATAAGAATGGAAAATCCCCAATGGCCAATTCCAATCTATTGTTGCCGCAATATCCTTATGCCACCATAGCTCCCGAGATGATCTATCCCACATTGTATCCCCCCTTTATGGCCATTAATGTCACACAAACTCCTCCAGTTTTGTCGAAGAGGGTaccatttaaattaaatctgGATATAATTCCAGTTATGCCACCATCCAGGACATCCAAGCCCTTATCCACTCTTGGTATGGATGAAGCCCGTATAGTTCCTTCAATGAGACCAGCCACAGCGTTGCATAATCCTTTTATGGAATATTTCAGTACACCCCTTACGCCCACAGTCTCAGCATTGGGATATTATAATTCCCCGGTTCAGAGACCATACAATCCCATTCGATTTCCAGGACCAGTACAACAGGCGCAAAGTACTAATATGCAATGGGCCCTTTCCGATCAATTGCAGAAAtatatacaacaacaacaacaacagcagcagcagcaagaaCTAAACAAACAACAGCAACATCATATCTACGCCAATTTACCAAATGATCAAGGTCAGGGTCATCAGACACCTTTTGTGCCCATTGATTGTGATCAAAAATTGCCTCCTGTTTCAGGTCCCGGCAATACAGCAGCCAATTCAAATAATAGTCCAATAATGTTACATCTGAATGTCTTTCCCAAACAAACATCAAAATCCATATCACCAATTTCCACTAATCCTTTTTATAGCAACATTGGGGACATGCATCGATCCACcatacaagagaatgggtatcgtAATCCGCTTAATGCCATAGAGCCAAGGCATCAAGGTAAATCGATAaatgacacctcccaaatgcctATATCACGCAGTGATGCTAACACCAATGATCAGGAACAAGATTTGGTTGACTTTGATCATCCCATTGTGGCTGCAAATGATATATCGGAGCTACCCACTCCAGCTGCCCTAGTTGCAGCTAAACCCAATGAGTTGGCCTACaataaaaaatcgaatattaCCAATGAGTCGAGCGGCAGTAATTACAATCCCCCTATTAATTCGCACAACAATTTAGAGCAAATGGTTACGGAAGCAAGAACTGCTTCTCTATTTCGTTTTCCCGTAGAGGATTTAATTCAGTTCCAGGTCCATGATGCAATGTAG
- the LOC142236478 gene encoding uncharacterized protein LOC142236478 isoform X2: MFYKNRNSLIPHRKRRFYKSSQLSSLQRRILSLFKTSINVFLVLIMSIVIVKASALTLHQNRTSAKTAFSRQLQPRLSSHFQATTSEFITTKPKTLLPYTTKQQKENNYTVTNHIIRTNIIVGGSADIEEPQEKMRAKIQQLLQREKDDNEEKKQLQQEIQQQQQQEQQQQILHGQEERSQQHNFQDHLNQQKHDLLPQPQHAMLAGENAYLLERIDDNGASVGGRNEQPIYGTWNTKARRPQAPPKPIPSATIKSPIATSSSSSLQTLIGEVDEHIYDNHNHQAHHYERLPKRSSTMTPIRRELHDQIPRPPRLTSRQPSLVMRRQFSENDSQRPKPFHFPFDGPLPEEFKKQQQQQQQSERENLAAYDGVQNIQDILNNLHMGGGPMVVSTKVPPLMMMPTGLHISGSYRNLKSSGLANFFRGKRHKKQMQLQFPVPMQMFNGYQASLMGLMPQSYQPRMAMDQIYPFKPKSLNDINLLAMQQQQYQQNLKAQHSKNKKQKKKQKHKNGKSPMANSNLLLPQYPYATIAPEMIYPTLYPPFMAINVTQTPPVLSKRVPFKLNLDIIPVMPPSRTSKPLSTLGMDEARIVPSMRPATALHNPFMEYFSTPLTPTVSALGYYNSPVQRPYNPIRFPGPVQQAQSTNMQWALSDQLQKYIQQQQQQQQQQELNKQQQHHIYANLPNDQGPGNTAANSNNSPIMLHLNVFPKQTSKSISPISTNPFYSNIGDMHRSTIQENGYRNPLNAIEPRHQGKSINDTSQMPISRSDANTNDQEQDLVDFDHPIVAANDISELPTPAALVAAKPNELAYNKKSNITNESSGSNYNPPINSHNNLEQMVTEARTASLFRFPVEDLIQFQVHDAM, encoded by the exons atgttttataaaaatcgaaacTCTCTGATACCGCATCGTAAACGTAGATTCTATAAAAGTTCTCAACTCTCGTCATTGCAACGAAGGATATTGAGTTTATTTAAAACTTCAATCaatgtttttttggttttgatt atgtcAATTGTCATTGTCAAGGCCTCAGCATTAACACTTCATCAGAATAGAACTTCAGCCAAAACAGCATTCAGCAGACAATTGCAACCCCGTTTATCATCCCACTTTCAAGCAACCACAAGCGAATTTATTACCACAAAACCAAAGACTTTACTACCATACACTACGAAACAGCAAAAAGAGAATAACTACACAGTCACCAACCATATCATACGGACAAATATCATAGTAGGAGGATCAGCAGATATTGAAGAGCCTCAAGAAAAAATGCGTGCAAAAATCCAACAATTATTGCaacgcgaaaaagacgataatgagGAGAAAAAACAATTGCAACAAGAGAtacagcagcaacagcaacaagaacaacaacaacagatacTCCATGGGCAAGAAGAACGGTCCCAACAGCACAACTTTCAAGATCACCTCAACCAGCAAAAGCATGATTTGCTACCACAGCCCCAACATGCAATGTTAGCCGGTGAAAATGCATACTTATTGGAGCGTATTGATGATAATGGAGCTAGTGTTGGTGGCAGGAATGAGCAACCCATCTATGGAACATGGAATACGAAAGCGAGACGACCCCAAGCCCCTCCAAAACCAATTCCAAGTGCAACGATAAAATCTCCCATTGCAACATCTTCATCCTCCTCATTACAGACATTAATTGGGGAGGTTGATGAACATATCTACGATAATCATAACCACCAGGCCCATCATTACGAACGTTTGCCTAAACGTTCCTCAACTATGACACCAATTAGAAGGGAATTACATGATCAAATTCCCCGGCCACCCAGACTCACATCACGCCAGCCCTCGTTGGTTATGAGAAGACAATTTAGCGAAAATGATTCCCAGAGGCCGAAACCATTTCATTTCCCTTTCGACGGGCCCCTACCAGAAGAGTTCAagaaacagcagcagcagcaacagcaaagCGAAAGAGAAAATTTGGCAGCCTATGATGGTGTCCAAAATATCCAGGACATTCTAAATAACTTACATATGGGCGGGGGTCCTATGGTGGTCAGTACAAAAGTTCCTCCACTAATGATGATGCCGACGGGTTTGCACATATCGGGATCCTATCGTAATCTTAAGTCGAGTGGCCTGGCGAACTTCTTCCGTGGAAAGAGGCACAAGAAACAAATGCAACTGCAATTCCCAGTACCTATGCAAATGTTCAATGGTTACCAGGCGTCTCTAATGGGCCTGATGCCACAAAGCTATCAGCCTCGCATGGCAATGGATCAAATCTATCCGTTCAAGCCAAAATCACTTAATGACATCAATCTGTTGGCAATGCAACAGCAACAATATCAACAGAATCTCAAAGCGCAGCACTCGAAgaacaagaaacaaaaaaagaagCAAAAACATAAGAATGGAAAATCCCCAATGGCCAATTCCAATCTATTGTTGCCGCAATATCCTTATGCCACCATAGCTCCCGAGATGATCTATCCCACATTGTATCCCCCCTTTATGGCCATTAATGTCACACAAACTCCTCCAGTTTTGTCGAAGAGGGTaccatttaaattaaatctgGATATAATTCCAGTTATGCCACCATCCAGGACATCCAAGCCCTTATCCACTCTTGGTATGGATGAAGCCCGTATAGTTCCTTCAATGAGACCAGCCACAGCGTTGCATAATCCTTTTATGGAATATTTCAGTACACCCCTTACGCCCACAGTCTCAGCATTGGGATATTATAATTCCCCGGTTCAGAGACCATACAATCCCATTCGATTTCCAGGACCAGTACAACAGGCGCAAAGTACTAATATGCAATGGGCCCTTTCCGATCAATTGCAGAAAtatatacaacaacaacaacaacagcagcagcagcaagaaCTAAACAAACAACAGCAACATCATATCTACGCCAATTTACCAAATGATCAAG GTCCCGGCAATACAGCAGCCAATTCAAATAATAGTCCAATAATGTTACATCTGAATGTCTTTCCCAAACAAACATCAAAATCCATATCACCAATTTCCACTAATCCTTTTTATAGCAACATTGGGGACATGCATCGATCCACcatacaagagaatgggtatcgtAATCCGCTTAATGCCATAGAGCCAAGGCATCAAGGTAAATCGATAaatgacacctcccaaatgcctATATCACGCAGTGATGCTAACACCAATGATCAGGAACAAGATTTGGTTGACTTTGATCATCCCATTGTGGCTGCAAATGATATATCGGAGCTACCCACTCCAGCTGCCCTAGTTGCAGCTAAACCCAATGAGTTGGCCTACaataaaaaatcgaatattaCCAATGAGTCGAGCGGCAGTAATTACAATCCCCCTATTAATTCGCACAACAATTTAGAGCAAATGGTTACGGAAGCAAGAACTGCTTCTCTATTTCGTTTTCCCGTAGAGGATTTAATTCAGTTCCAGGTCCATGATGCAATGTAG